The segment CATGATGCTTTACCTCAGGAAGTACTTAATTAGAAGATGCCAGGAATATTACACAGGGGATTCACTTGGTGAACTAAACAAGGGACTCACTGAGTTTATAAATCCAGAATCTATTAAAATCACTTTAGGAAggaaaaatttcattttcatgtgTATCAAGTTAACAGCTAGCCATTTCCAAAATGTCCCAAACGTGGAAAATTATAGCCAATTGTTAAGATTTTATCAAATCAGCTGAAACAGATTATTATGCCTCCCTAACCATAAGACCTCACCCTGCAAGACAGTTAATAAGAACTTACGAAAACAGCTTTTCTGCACCGGCTCTGGAAATTGTTTGGACAGGTATATTAGGCAATCCTGATGACTGAGATGGTGGAAACTGAGTATGATTGAAAGAAGGGAATCCAGGTGTGTAAGGGTCACCTGTTCCCAAATGAGCCTagtaaaacaaaagaataattaGCTCTATCAGGCACCTATGCAAGAAATCCCTGTGAGATTCAGATTCTATGAGGCGATAGCCTAAGTTTAGTTTAAGGCCTTAAAGTCTGAAAGTCTTAATGGCTCTACAGTATGTGACTTGTTTTCATATGGCCTATGCCTAATTCTCTCAATTCAAGACACTAACGATAAAGTACATCCAGCAATAAATAACTAGGTCTCAAAAGACTAATTTactcaagaaataagaactcACGTGTCCAAAGAGTGGAAGCTCTGCATTAACAATGGGAAATTTGGCCTGGTCCATATATATCAAGACACCAATTGCATTGAAACTTTCAGCATTTGCAACCTAAAGAAAAAGATGTAAAGCTCAGAAAATAACAATCTAATGATACaaagttagaaaaatatataCTGGATTTTATGCTAAAAAAGACAGAGGATGCTATACTGAAACTCCCAAATGTTTCAAACAGCTCATGCTTAGAAAAAATAACTGCCTTAAAATTAATTCATTAAGGAGAGTTTAAACACAAGACAACCACTACCTTTCAATGTGTTCCACGGTAGGTCCTTGTATATGTTTCACTTTTAATTTTCCTCTTTATAGAACAGTTATAACTGAATTCTATATACATAAAACTTGGCTACATAGACACAATTTAAACTGCTTTCATTTAAGCattctttattactttattttcaataaaagacAATGGTTGCAGACAAAATATTCCAAGTGGATATACCATAGTTTTAGATGTATTGTGTAACTTTAGTTAATTGGTACTATTTGATTTGTTGAACACTTTAATAAGATAAACTACATTACAGGTGTGAGAGTTTGGAAAACTGCTGGTTTTcagaatattaagaaaattaataataCCAATGCATTTAATAACTCACACTCACCTTTTCAGCAAAACTGATCTTCCCTGCTCTAACAATCACTAGAGATCCATTCACAGGATACTCTAAATCTTCAAAGTCTTTTTTAGTGCCAAAATTAGCATGGACCAGTTTACCCTAGAATAAAGACATTAGATTTAATGAGCATTATTCGAACAGCCACAGAACCTGAGAGAAAATGGTTTTACAAATCAAACCCaggaaacaaaacaggaaaaccacaagttcttagattcaaagacatatgcacctctatgtttagcgcagcactatttacaatagccaagaaatggaagcaacctaagtgtccatctgtagatgaaaggataaagaagaggtggtacatatacacaatggaatactattcagccataagaaagaaacaaatcctaccatttgcaacaacatgaatggagctggaggatattatgttcagtgaaataagccaggcagagaaagacaagtaccaaatgatttccctcatttgtggagtataacaatgaaggaaaactaaaggaacaaaacagcagcagactcactgactccaagaatggactggactagcggttaccaaagtggaggggggtgggggggcagatgGGGagtgaggggcattatgtttagtacacatggtgtaaggggtcacagggaaaacagtgtagcacaaagaaggcaaatagtgaatctgtagcatcttcctacactgatgggcagtgactgcactggggtatgggtaggggcttgataatatgggtaaatgtagtaaccacatagtttcatttgaaaccttcataagagtgtattatcaataataccttaataaaaaataaaaagaaaacaggaaaaaaggctaAGGCCTAGAAAAGATGTATCAGAGTTCTCAAGTGAAAACAGATTAGGGTTTGTCAGGTATCAAGATTTCTGGCATATGTTCATGCCTTTCATTAACACATGCTGCCCTTTATCTTATTTATATtgatctatttacatttaatctATTTCACATAGCTCCAGATATTTGGGGGGAGGAGAAAAGATAATAGGGTATGTTAAAAGACACACCTGGCCAACCCTGACGGCACCCATTACCTAAGGTTCCCAAACTTGAACCTCAGACAACTGAGGATATACATAGGAATAGGTCCGAACTAAAAGTCCTGATAATAAATCTGTCCAAAAATTGTTAAACACTATTTGTACAATAAAGTGATTTGCAAAACTATGGTAAAGGCGGGTCAAGAACATCTCATAATCAGTAACATTTTACAAGTAATTTCATAACTCCTAAGAACAGTAAAAACAATGAGTCTAACTATTCAACAGAGTAAAGTCTCCCGCACCATTTTGCCTTACTTACTGTAACTGTTGTAGCCTTACTGTACGCCACGTATCCCTTAGGATTCTCCACCAGGTATACCATGCCACCACTGCCTATACTCACCACAGTCACCGAGTTTTCAGCATTGCTAAAAAAGATTAAGTGAAAATGAAGCTTAAGATACCTTGGAAAAAACTAAATGGCtttaatttattaaacatttgacttacattatttattttcaaagtctTTGCTCTATTTAGCACACCTGAAAATAGCTACTTCTACAAAACAAGTTTACCGTATTTCAGCATACCTGCTTTTGACCTGAACCTTAACAAAATGTTCATCATGCCAGACTCTGCTGAGTTTAAGCTCACGGAATTGCTTTTCAATGAAAAAAGCAAGGCTTTCATCCTTTTGAGATCCAGCCTCACGAGGGACATACGAATTTCCATTCAGCTGCCTGGAAAAAAAATGTCACTATTAAAAGAGCTAAAGTTTAATTTAAACTAAACATTGAACTTAGATACCAAGCAAACTATTTTAAAAGCATGACTCAATATCATCCATCATAGTTAAGGCAAATTAATTGTGACCCAGAACTTCTTTCTGGATTGACCAGACACAGAcaaacttagaagaaaaaaagattgtgCCCATTATCTGAAGGAATTATGTCTTCAAATTTGTTAACATCTCTTTATCATCTGTAAAGCACTCCTTCAAGAGCCCTGTCCCAATACAATAGATGTGCTTAAGGTAGTTTAAGGGGAAATGAGTAGCTAGCTTCCAGATCTTTTGTAAGCAAAATGAAAGTATTACTGTTGGTGAACTCAAGATGTACAGCTTCAATTTTTACCTATTTTGAAGTATTGTGAACCCCTGGAAGTAAAACTGCTTTGTTCTAATCTCCATGGCTATTTGTAAATGTACTTATCATACtagttgattgatttttttttgataagCTATACTCTCACACTTTACCATAccaggctgtgggtaaaattgcagtatttccagaatctctcgcctggccttagtgcatctccatatcactaggtgtttccaaggggtggagagaagtagtccatctctttatcaataggtaattacatggctAGCAAGGGCGAGGTTGgctggggtcccttcttctgcagatGGGTTGCaaaagacacaggagagcagaagtggacgactgcttttaataaataaatgggtttctcccactttatttctccctttgatttcggtttcaaaatTTTGCCCCGGGAAttcccccccagagttacatggGTGTACAGTATAAACATATTCACTGATGAAATAGAGATGCCAAGATTTCTAATTTACAAGAATTATTGTACCACTGTAGCTATAGGAAGCTAGCTGAAAGGTAAAAGATGAATTTATTCTTTACAGAGTTAGAAGTATATTTAAGATCTTAAAAATCTAAGGACAAAAACCTAAGGATACATTAGGCTATGAATTCATGAGGGTGAACCTGAGGAGACAAAGGAATACTAAGACATTATGTTTCTATATCAAGTTGGACAGTTAATTTAGTCCTTATGTAGAAATTCCGCAGGCTACTAATGTGCTTGTGGATAGTAGCAGAGCTCAGCATGACTTATAAGGGGTTAAGATGGAAAATCAGAGCAGAAGGAAGTTTGACAGCAAGCAATCTACCAAGATGACCAAAAGATCAAAGACCCATTCAGAAAAAGGAGATCTCCATAAAAGTCCTATCTTTCTTCCCTATCAACATAGTTTGAATACTGTACATAGTACTGATTCCTTACCCTCTAGCCAAACTCTCAtgttttttgctttgctttactACACCTAATAGTTTGTTTAGGTACTGAGATTAAACTTGTGAAGTAGCTCAAACTTACTTGATGGTACTGGTGAACTCCGTGGTACTCAGTTTCTTTGACAGCATTGTTTTGAGATCCACCCAAAATAAACGAGGTGTTTCAGGGACATAATCTTCCGTTTCAGAAGGTTCTTCTGTTTCATCTATCCCCAGAGACTCTGTTCTCTCACATTCAGTTTTTGGTTCTACACGTTTACAATAGCCCAAGTAGCCAATCATAAATCCTAAAGATAAAAAATTTCAGAGCTAGTCTCATTTATTtacaattcctataaaaattgcTATTATCTCCAGCCAATCCTTGAAAATAATGGTTTTAATCAAATTGTAAGCAGTTGGAAAGTAAATACATCTcagttctttccattttaaaCCATTCTAGCTTTATTTTGAACAGTTTACCTTTTCAAAGCATAGGTACACCTTCTCCCCAGAAGCCTTACTTGAATCCACAGGCCAAGCTTCTACACTATAAATATCTGCTGCATATTTCTACATTAATATTTATACATTACAATGAAATGACTCATGTGTCTTCTACCAGGCTAACCTCAAAGGCAGATACAGAATCTTAGTCATCACTGTTTTCCTAATGCCTGGCACAATGGCATTAAAAAGGTATAAATGTTTGCTGAGCTGACTTAAGAGACTTCCTGGAGTTGGTGACAAGgaacatttaaaatttgaataGCCACTCTTACCAATCAAGAAAAAGATGATTACAGCAATAGTCCCATAGCAGATAAATCCATTAAGCCTTTTTGGTTTTGTGACACTGGAACAATTACCCATGTTATTGTCAACATTTTCTTCTTCATCTACAGCTAGTTTCATCTCCACGTGACTATTCTCGCCACCTACTTGCCGAGCCAGACTAAAACGGGTATATGACAATGGTTCTCCGCCAAACTGAGgtttagaaaaaaaagagagaaaagacattATGAAAAGAAAGGGGACAGAAAGCTTTACAAGACATTTGGTCAGGTATTAACACTAACTGCTGGACCATTACTGTGACTTGCTATGTCTAATGGAAAAGGAAGCTCCCTTGAAGTGATGTTCTCCCCATGCCCTGCGCTGTCAAAGGCCGATGAGGGCTAGAACCCACACTGGCCTTCATCTCATTCAGCTTCATTCAGGGTTTCTGTTATGCAGGTCAAAGGGTATGTGTATTTTAATCAGTGCTTTCTTTAGTTCATTTTACCTATTTGGCTGTCCCCCTCCTCCCAAAATACCCTGAAACTTCTTACATCATTTTCCATAATTAACTCTCCTAAAGACTGAATATACCCTTCCTTTGTGGGACTGGTTATACCTCAAGACTATTACTTCAAATGTGCTTTGGTGGTATAGGTGAGCATAGCTGCATTCCATTACTTCAAATGTATATGAATACCTGATAACATCAGGTATTACTTCATGCTTACGGGTAAATCAttcttaattttcattattaatgtATACTTTATATTCTTGTAAACTGGTGACAGAGAAATACAACTTAAAATATCTTACCAAGCTAGAGAATGCTGATCTGGCTTGATCCATCATTCTGAGCTGCCACACGTTAGAGCCTATTACTAAAACAGAATATAATGGGAAAGATACCATTGTATTAGATTAGTAAGGGTTTTTCATTACCATGCTAGcttaattattatgtatcaaatcaatttttaaatatatcatcaCCTTATAGAAAGCATCTTTACACATGATATTTAGTTTACAGAACTAAATTTACTGTGATCCTTGATTAGGTCCTAAACTGAGGTGTGGTGGAAGTGGGAACAGCTATGAGGCAGGACATCATcgggagaaaaaagaaacttgACTAATACTGGATAACAGCATTGTATCGATGTCAGGTTAAAGGAGTGTGATAATGGTACTGTGTTTTTGGAGGGGAATGCCCTTGTTCTTAGGAGATTAATGCCAAAAAATTTAAGAATGAAATAGTGTGATGTCTGTAACTTACTTTCAAATAGTTCTGTTTAAAAAGGCATCTAAagattaaaaaagatatatgcacccctatgtttactaccacatttacaatagccaagatatggaagcaaccaaagtgtccatcagtaatgaatggagaaagatgaggtacatatataattattattcatccataaaaaagaaaccctgctatttgcaacatggatggacttaaagggaattatgctaagtgaaataagccaggcagagaaagacaaataccatgatttcacttatttgtgggatctaaaaacaaaacaaaatagcagtagactcagacactgagaagtgactagtggttaacatgggtgaggggttggggtgggtggggagggtgagggccataaaggggcacagaaattctcaaccATATGTAAGctagtcacagggatagtagtacagcaaggagaatacagctaatgattctgtaacatctatgttgacaataactgcactagtgggggtgagaatttaataatgtgtgtaactgttgaacactgtgttgtacactttaaccaatataagattgtatatcaactattacttcaattaaaaaaaacatttaataaataaagcaaatgtgTCAAACTTAATTGTTGTATCTAGGTAAAGGGCACCTGGATATATATTGTACTATTTCAATTTTTCCCAagacttttcaaaattaaaaatgtgaggCAAACTAGTTAGAAATCATCCATGATAAGTAGATTAAAGTTAACTGAATTTACTAGTCAAGGGAAAGGGACAAATACAAAAGACAACAGACTAGcttctaggaaaaaaaataaacaaaagcgtAATTAAGAATGGTCATGCTACAAACATCAGTAACAAAGCATCtccaataagaaaggagagaaaacctGGTTCTTTTGATTAAGTGAACAGTTCCCACAATGATTTGGTAGATCTTTGGTGCAAACAAgcatagacaaaaaaaaaaagcaaatcagtattctatttttcagatgaggaggcCAATTATCTGAGAGGTTTCAAGGCTGAAAACTGATAATCTAGAAATGAAGTTCGATGTGTTACTAGGTTTTAGAAATTGTGTTCTATCTCcataaatttaagaaattaatCTCAACTTTTTTCAAAGCAAAATATACTTTAACCAAGAGTACTATATTAAGCTAAAGTACCGGTACTAAATGAAATCTGATCTTCTAATTTTATTTGAGCACATCTGGGTGCTTGAAAGTGCTAATATATAGAGATGTTTATAAAATGGACATTTATTTCATACTATTTTAAGTCTTTTCTTAATATCACAAAGACACTTACAGCACTTTTAACACCCCCACCAAGGTGGAAAGCAAGTTGGGACATATGCAGATCGTGACACAAAAGGCATTTGTAACCTGGCATTAGAAAAGCCTCCTATCAAAAcctattaacaaaaaaaaaattttaatcccCAAGCTTTAAAGATCCAGTAAGTAAGAGATCACACTCCGAGAAGCACAGTCTCTTGCCCCATCTGTACAAAAAGCTTATCACTATCACTGCACCAGCACTGTACCAACCCCAATCACTAGAGCCAGAACTAGAAGGGCAGGCCCCACCCTGAACCAATTTAATCACCCTTTTCTAGGAAAAAACAGCTTGCAAGTTTACTCATCTGAACCAGTTACTTAAAGTTTCCAGCTTTACGTTAATTTTAAGACAAAGGTGACAACCCACTTAAGTAAGTTATGTAAATAAaggatttaaataaattttaaataaatgagtgtgagtgtttccaAGTCTGCAGAAACAGGTAAATAGAACATGAAATTATGATTTTGTGTAATTAAAACCTAAGTATATGTGGTACTAATAAAAATTGTTTCAATCCCCAGACACAAAATTAAGACTAACATAACAGAAATcaagccagaggaaaaaaatggtaACTCTGGCAATCTCATCTTACTATTATTTAAGTCCACGTACACGAAGAACACAGTAATTCTATGATATCCACAAATAATTCCTTTAGTTTTATAAACAAATTTGAGTTATTCTTTCAAAATGACTTGACACATAGtaaaagctttttatttaaaagaacccCTTGACATTTTCTTCTAACAGAAATCACTCTAATTTATGTGCTCTAAAAGCATGGGAGAGAAACTTTTCATACCAGTTATACTAATACTGTCCAGTCTGAAATCAGGTAGCTGTTAAAAAGACTACACCTAAAAGCCAAACAACTTATTTTGGCTTACTCCAACATACCACCCACCACCAGTGTTGATAATTCTATTACAAGAGACAAACCAAACACGACCTTGATTTTTATTCATATCAGCACTTTGTGTATCATTGGTGTTCCCTATGAAAATTAAGGTAAGCCAAACAGAGCTCCATGTGTTTTGAACATGAAACAGGAGGGCATGAAATGTCTGAGTCATGGGGTGGAAGACAGGAGACAGGCAAGGGTTCTAGCTGTAGTCCCCAACCAACTTCTTTAAATTCATATCATCTTATTCTTACTTTCTTGAAATGTGGCTTTGATTAATTAAATGTCTACtcaatcttttaaaatagttattaccTTGAGATCTTAAGGTATCTTGTGGAGTTCTCAAAACCAGGGGTCtatacacacaacacatatatgtAGCTAAGGGGTAGGAGGAATCAAGTACCAAAATACACTGTCACCTACGTACAACACACCCAAAGTTGATATTCCAACTTACCTGAAACAAGAACAAGCCACTTGCTTATTACTCACAAGCCCACTTTACAGGCCACAATTCCAAGTTCTTGGAACTCATATAAAATGAAGTCCCTATGCCTGCTTGAGTCTGTTCCAAACATTTTCACTAACCTAGCAACTTCACCGCCCTATTTTCTCCAAAATTAGACAGAAGCCAGCCCCTGCCTTTACCCACTAatattcttcctccattcttgaAGTCCTACCCATTTGTTCCAGGCTCAGCTCAAGGGCCACCTTTCATCTTTATGAAGCCTCTGTGACCGATTTCCCGATCCTGTAATACCTGATACAGAATTATGGATAATTAAAGAGTAAAGACATTTTATTTCCTAACAGCATTGGGGCATGCTTAATGTAGATGAGATTCACCTTTTTCATTTTCGTTTGGAAATGATATGAAAAAAGCATAAATGAAAAACCTCAGACCTGGAATCTTTTCCCATTCCTGTCACTTTACAGGTTTATCCTGAAATCACTGGACAAAGTTTGGATTAATAGGGAGATTTTTCTAAGTAGAAAAACCTTAACATACCTGATGGGCTCCAAGATCAAGCAATTGGGGTATAGAAACCCATTTTGCGAACTACTTCCCTAGACAACAACGTATTTTCACGGGAAAGTAGATTACATGGACTTAAAAAAATACTGCAGGGCCCTCAAAACTCGTATTTTTGCACATACCCAGAATGACGTGTAAAGGGACGGTCAAAGTCTTTCCTAAGCTTTACAAGTAACTTTATGGGcctaaaatgaaaaggcagtgaaggaaataaaaaccaaGCAGAATTGTCATTCCTATTCAGTTTCCTGAACAATATTTTCCAACTCAAAGGTCAGGACCTCTTTTAAATCATTTCATCTATCTGTAGTGCTCATCTTGAGCTGACAGAAGGAACATACAAAGAGTTCCAACAGGCCTCAGAGGACCATTTTAAACTAGCTTTGTTTTCACTGTCTGACTCCAGTTTAGCTAGGAACCTTGCTTCATTATAGATAAGTATGTTATCAGAGGCAAATAACTGCCACCCTTTAAGGCAGAGTTAGCAGAGTTCTCTATCACCAGCACATGCTAGATTCACAACCACCATTACTTGACAAGAACATTCCATCAGTAAAAGTCAAAGGGTGCTGTGCTATATATGGACTTCTGGAAAACATTTCAGATCCTTGACAAAAATTGTTTAATTCTATATTTTCTTGTGACACATACTGAGTTTACTATAAtccaaaactgagaaaaaagcagggccAAAAGTATGCTTTTGACAGCCTAAACTTAATTTTCACAATAGAAAACCACCTCTggaaatcaccctaaatgtctttttttttggggggggggggtatcattaatctacaattacatgagcgacatcACCTTAAATGTCTTTGTCAGTGACGTTAAACTCCCCAGCTTAGAGACAACTGACTCAGCATCTAATACACCAAACTGGTATCTAAGCCTAGAATAAAGGTATCAGGTCCCAAATACTGCTGCAACAGACCAACTATTTCCTGCTTCAATCCTCTAACCCACTCCCCTactcctcaaaaagaaaaaagcagtataCCCAAGGTTGCTACTAGCAGTGAGCAGAGGGAAAATGCTAACCGTAAAGAGTCAAGTCACAATATAGTATTACATTATGATGCACCTTCCCCACTACCACCTTAAAGAGCTGTACACCAGTAACAGTAACACTTGGGCCCCTAGGCCTTTGTCAATACAGCACAGCTCTTCTACCACGTAACTAATTCCCTGAGGGCAAAAGCCGATTCCAATCCAAATATTTTTAGCTTCTAGACTATAGCTTTCACGAATTATGCCTCATTCCTGAGGTCTCCCATCTTCTAGGGAGTAGAGCCCAGCAACCCGAGTGTTCTTAATGTGAACACCTGCACGCACGTTCGGTCGGCTTCTGCCTTGGGAAAACTGAGAACTCAAACACAAGGCCAGGAGGCGTTGAAAGATCAGGTTGTTCCAGAGTTCAAATGCACTGCCTACGGATCCCTACCCAAATGCCCAGGACACGCTCATAGCCTAGTCCAGGGCGGCTCTGTCCTTTTCAGCAGTGACACCAAGGCCCGCGCTGGCGCGGAGAAGTCTCGTATACAATGCGCCCAAGGTCACCCTCGCACCCCGACGACTGCCCCCTCGGTACACTTCCTGCAGCAGCCACGTGTCGGAGCGGGTCAGCGCTGCGGCAGCGTGAGCTGCAGCTTAGGGCTGTTCCAGGAGGGCCGTCACCTTTCGGGGGCGAGCTAGCGAGAGCAGGGATCAGGCTGGTCCGCTGCAGGGAACAGAGTAGTGGCGCGTGGAGCGACAGCGGGGTCGCCCCTCGTTTCGCCCTTAGAGCCCTAACCGGGAAACCATTCGCCTCTCCAAGGACAGCgaataaaggaagaaaagcaaatgGTAGAGCAGCTTCTCTCCACACAGCGGCTCCGACCGCCGCACCTGCGGCCAGCTTCTCGCGCCCCCGCGGCCCCTTCCCCGCCAGCACATGCGCCCCGCTCCATCCCGCCTTCCCGCGCCTAGGCGCTGCCTCTCCGCGGCCCCGGGACAGCACCGAGGCCGCCGCCCCAGGGACCCCCTGCAGGCCGAGGGGAGGCCCGGAGGGTCAGGGGGCCGGACTCTGGAATTGCGGCGTCACTCACACAAGCGCCTCCTCCGTCCGCCCGCCGCCACACAGCCGGCCACCAGCCTAACCTGTCGCTGTCTGGAGGAATGGCGGGCCACTAAACGGCCGTTTATAGTGTGGTCCCGCCCTCTCCGACCCCCATGGGCGCGTCACTTCCGGCTCCCGTAAGCCTCAGGAGTCACTTTGGAGCAGGACAGCTCGCGGGCAGAAGTGGGCAGGCACCTGGGGGCGTTCCCTGCGCTGGAGCGCCTGCGGGGCGAGGCCCTAGTGAAAAAGGCGCCAAGGTGGGCGGTGCCGGGAGGGGCCGCGGTCCTGCCGCTGCCGGCGTGCTCTTCGCCGCCCGCGTTGGCGCGGACCGCAGCCCCGCAACCCAGAGTCCGCAGTCTAACTTCCACCGACTTCCAGGCCATGCAGTGCGGGGTCAAATGGGATTAGCGTTGGACTTACACTGAAGTGTCCTTGATGGACTATTAGGTAGCTTCTAAAGCCATATGTGAATATGTATTTTGCAGCTTCCGAAATATCTAGGATAAgcaaaaaaggggaaagaattAAAGGCAAAATGCAAA is part of the Manis pentadactyla isolate mManPen7 chromosome 1, mManPen7.hap1, whole genome shotgun sequence genome and harbors:
- the TFRC gene encoding transferrin receptor protein 1 isoform X2, with the protein product MMDQARSAFSSLFGGEPLSYTRFSLARQVGGENSHVEMKLAVDEEENVDNNMGNCSSVTKPKRLNGFICYGTIAVIIFFLIGFMIGYLGYCKRVEPKTECERTESLGIDETEEPSETEDYVPETPRLFWVDLKTMLSKKLSTTEFTSTIKQLNGNSYVPREAGSQKDESLAFFIEKQFRELKLSRVWHDEHFVKVQVKSSNAENSVTVVSIGSGGMVYLVENPKGYVAYSKATTVTGKLVHANFGTKKDFEDLEYPVNGSLVIVRAGKISFAEKVANAESFNAIGVLIYMDQAKFPIVNAELPLFGHAHLGTGDPYTPGFPSFNHTQFPPSQSSGLPNIPVQTISRAGAEKLFSNMEGDCPSSWKTESSCKLVTSQNRNIRLTVENVLKETRIFNIFGVIKGFEEPDRYVIVGAQRDSWGPGAAKSSVGTALLLELARIFSDMVLKDGFKPSRSIVFASWSAGDFGAVGATEWLEGYLSSLHLKAFTYINLDKAVLGTSNFKVSASPLLYSIIEKTMQDVKNPITGLPLYQDSNWVNKVEKLSFDNAAFPFLAYSGIPAISFCFCEETDYPYLGTTMDDYGMLSKKIPQLSEMVRAAAEIAGQLVIKLTHDAELNLNYEMYNDKILSFVRDMNQFRTDIKEMGLNLQWLYSARGDFFRATSRLTTDYKNTEKTNKFAMREINDRIMKDY